A region from the Clostridium beijerinckii genome encodes:
- the aepY gene encoding phosphonopyruvate decarboxylase → MVEVKEFYNELLNNNISFFTGVPDSLLKSFCAYIKDNVSAHKNIISANEGNAIGLASGYYLGTRKIGLVYMQNSGLGNAVNPLASLTDKLVYSIPMLLVIGWRGEPNKKDEPQHKKQGLITTETLEMLGIKYEILDKYTNNNEMKLKVKKAYSYMKENNEPYALIIKKDTFDEYKLKSNTSFEFKMTREEAIEIVVSQMKENSVIVSTTGMASRELFELREKHKENHNKDFLTVGSMGHASQIALGIALNNKNQYVYCIDGDGSLLMHLGSLAIIGNAEPKNFRHILINNGAHDSVGGQETVGLKIDTLAIAKACGYKECYSCSSKAELVNLSEKITNVEGPVLLEIKVKKGARKDLGRPTTTPIENKEAFMEFLDK, encoded by the coding sequence ATGGTTGAAGTTAAAGAGTTTTATAATGAATTATTAAATAATAATATAAGTTTTTTTACAGGAGTACCAGATTCTTTGTTAAAATCTTTTTGTGCTTATATTAAGGATAATGTAAGTGCCCATAAGAATATCATTTCAGCTAATGAAGGAAATGCTATAGGATTAGCTTCTGGATATTATTTAGGAACAAGAAAAATTGGACTTGTATACATGCAAAATTCAGGACTTGGGAATGCAGTAAATCCACTTGCTTCCCTTACTGATAAATTAGTTTACAGTATACCAATGCTTTTAGTAATTGGGTGGAGAGGTGAGCCAAATAAGAAAGATGAACCTCAACATAAGAAACAAGGGCTAATCACTACTGAAACATTAGAAATGTTAGGAATTAAGTATGAGATTTTAGATAAATATACCAATAATAATGAAATGAAATTAAAAGTAAAAAAAGCATATAGTTATATGAAAGAAAATAATGAGCCATATGCTTTGATAATAAAAAAGGATACCTTTGATGAATACAAACTCAAGAGTAATACTAGTTTTGAGTTTAAAATGACTAGAGAAGAGGCTATAGAAATTGTAGTATCTCAGATGAAAGAAAATTCAGTAATAGTGTCAACAACAGGAATGGCATCTAGAGAGCTTTTTGAATTAAGAGAAAAGCATAAAGAAAATCATAACAAAGATTTTTTAACTGTAGGCTCTATGGGACATGCATCTCAAATTGCTTTGGGTATTGCATTAAATAATAAAAATCAATATGTTTATTGCATTGATGGAGATGGGTCTTTATTAATGCATCTTGGGAGCTTAGCTATAATAGGAAATGCAGAACCTAAGAATTTTAGACATATTTTAATTAATAATGGAGCACATGATTCCGTGGGAGGTCAAGAAACTGTTGGCTTAAAAATAGATACTTTAGCTATTGCAAAAGCTTGTGGATATAAGGAATGTTATTCATGTAGCTCAAAAGCAGAGTTAGTAAATTTATCAGAAAAAATAACAAATGTAGAAGGCCCTGTATTGTTAGAAATTAAAGTTAAGAAAGGGGCACGAAAGGATTTAGGAAGACCTACTACAACGCCAATTGAAAACAAAGAAGCCTTTATGGAATTTTTAGATAAATAA
- a CDS encoding 2-aminoethylphosphonate--pyruvate transaminase, which translates to MEIKRNILLNPGPATTSDTVKLAQVVPDICPREKEFGDVMEFVSKELTNFVGTNDKHTTILFGGSGTASVEAILSSVVDDGTIIIINNGAYGKRMCEIAEIYNLNYIEFKSSPIEEISLIELEEIIKIHNLESIRSEKTSISHIAVIHHETTTGILNDIKSIGSICERYEIDMIVDAMSSFAGIPINMDEMNIKYLASSSNKCIQGIAGTSFVIANKESLEKTKSIKPRNLYLNIYKQYSYFKDNYQMRFTPPVQVLYALKQAIVEAKEETIENRYKRYKDCCKILWDGLDKLKLKRLVNEKASSMLLTSIIEPKIKGYNFNDLHDYLYNKGFTIYPGKVSSKNTFRIANIGKIYPDDMNKFIEILEEYFVGIAQHRYPK; encoded by the coding sequence GTGGAGATTAAGAGAAATATATTATTAAATCCAGGGCCTGCAACTACTTCAGACACAGTAAAGCTCGCTCAAGTTGTGCCTGATATTTGTCCAAGAGAAAAAGAATTTGGAGATGTTATGGAGTTTGTATCAAAAGAGCTTACTAATTTTGTAGGTACTAATGATAAGCATACAACTATATTGTTTGGAGGATCAGGAACAGCATCAGTTGAAGCTATTTTAAGTTCAGTAGTAGATGATGGAACAATTATAATAATTAATAATGGTGCTTATGGAAAAAGAATGTGTGAAATAGCAGAAATATATAATTTAAATTATATAGAATTTAAAAGTTCACCTATAGAAGAAATAAGCTTAATTGAATTAGAAGAAATAATAAAAATACATAACTTAGAGAGTATAAGATCTGAAAAAACATCTATAAGCCATATAGCAGTAATCCATCATGAAACTACAACAGGAATATTAAATGATATAAAATCAATAGGAAGTATTTGTGAAAGGTATGAAATAGATATGATAGTTGATGCTATGAGTTCTTTTGCAGGGATTCCTATAAATATGGATGAAATGAACATAAAATACTTAGCTTCAAGTTCAAATAAGTGTATACAAGGAATTGCAGGAACAAGCTTTGTAATAGCTAATAAAGAATCTTTAGAGAAAACTAAGAGTATTAAACCAAGAAATCTTTATCTTAATATATATAAACAATATTCATATTTTAAAGATAACTACCAAATGAGATTTACTCCACCAGTGCAAGTTCTTTATGCTTTAAAACAAGCCATAGTAGAAGCAAAAGAAGAAACGATAGAAAATAGATATAAAAGATATAAAGATTGCTGTAAAATCCTTTGGGATGGCTTAGATAAACTTAAATTAAAAAGATTAGTAAATGAAAAAGCATCATCTATGCTTTTAACTTCAATTATTGAGCCTAAAATTAAAGGGTATAACTTCAATGATTTGCATGATTACTTATATAATAAAGGATTCACAATTTATCCAGGAAAAGTATCTTCTAAAAATACATTTAGAATAGCAAACATAGGAAAAATCTATCCGGATGACATGAATAAATTCATAGAAATATTAGAAGAATACTTTGTGGGTATTGCGCAACATAGATACCCAAAGTGA
- a CDS encoding metal ABC transporter permease, translating to MFQLGFMQNAFIAGFIVSILCPFIGLFIVLRRYSMIGDTLSHSSFAGVAIGLVIGTNPLLTAFLFTSVCALVIEALRTYYKKYAELVMSIVLTLSLGIAIILVSSGKASAKVDSFLFGSILTVTKSDILLIAIVGGICLITLLFLYNKLIYVTFDETGAKTSGINVKLVNYIFTLLVGATISLSIRVMGILVVSSIIVVPVATAMQLKKGFTKTLIFSILFGFLDVMIGLVLSYYINSAPGGTIALTSVIFLLLTLAFTRFFNYEN from the coding sequence ATGTTTCAATTAGGTTTTATGCAAAATGCATTTATTGCAGGTTTTATTGTTTCTATTCTATGTCCGTTTATAGGACTTTTTATTGTGCTTAGGCGTTATTCAATGATTGGTGATACCTTATCCCATTCTTCTTTTGCTGGAGTTGCAATTGGCCTTGTTATAGGCACAAACCCCCTTTTAACTGCGTTTTTATTCACTAGTGTTTGTGCTCTTGTTATAGAGGCTTTAAGGACTTATTATAAAAAATATGCCGAACTTGTAATGTCCATTGTTTTGACTCTAAGTTTAGGTATAGCCATTATTTTAGTAAGTAGTGGCAAGGCATCCGCTAAGGTAGATTCGTTTTTATTTGGTAGTATTTTAACTGTTACAAAATCTGATATATTATTAATTGCTATTGTAGGTGGAATTTGTCTTATAACACTTTTATTCCTATATAATAAATTAATTTATGTAACTTTTGATGAAACAGGTGCAAAAACATCAGGCATTAATGTTAAGTTAGTAAACTATATCTTTACATTACTCGTTGGTGCTACAATTTCTCTTTCAATAAGAGTAATGGGAATCCTTGTAGTTTCTTCAATAATAGTTGTACCTGTAGCAACTGCTATGCAACTAAAAAAAGGATTCACTAAAACCTTGATTTTTTCAATTTTATTTGGATTTTTAGATGTTATGATAGGATTAGTACTCTCTTATTACATAAACAGTGCTCCAGGAGGCACAATAGCATTAACATCAGTTATCTTCTTGTTACTAACTCTAGCTTTTACAAGATTTTTCAACTATGAAAATTAA
- a CDS encoding metal ABC transporter ATP-binding protein, protein MITIKNLSFSYTKANDLLKDVNLHIPKGIYLSILGENGSCKSTLIKLILGILKPDSGLITLASNKISYVSQRLDNFNSEFPITVKEVLSCHAKTVGIKNSRSVQESLHKVNMCEFDSTLIGSLSGGQQQRIFIARALLGNPDLIILDEPSTGVDEKSQNEIYPLLQTLNKDLGKTIISVEHNTKIALKYSTHILKIENGTLKLFTKEDFIKYLEVEDSISKII, encoded by the coding sequence TTGATAACTATAAAAAACCTATCATTTTCATATACAAAAGCAAATGATTTATTAAAAGATGTTAATCTTCATATACCTAAGGGGATTTATTTATCTATTCTTGGTGAAAACGGAAGTTGTAAAAGTACATTGATAAAGCTTATATTAGGTATCTTAAAACCTGATTCTGGGTTAATTACTTTAGCTTCCAATAAAATTTCTTATGTTTCTCAAAGATTAGATAATTTCAATTCAGAATTTCCAATCACAGTTAAGGAAGTATTGTCTTGTCATGCAAAGACTGTTGGTATAAAAAATTCAAGAAGCGTTCAAGAATCTTTACACAAAGTTAATATGTGTGAATTTGACAGTACTTTAATCGGAAGTTTATCAGGTGGCCAACAGCAAAGAATTTTTATTGCAAGAGCTTTACTTGGAAATCCGGATTTAATAATATTAGATGAACCATCAACTGGAGTAGATGAAAAAAGTCAAAATGAAATTTATCCATTACTCCAAACTTTAAATAAAGATTTAGGAAAAACTATAATTTCTGTTGAACATAATACTAAGATTGCATTAAAATATTCAACACATATTTTAAAAATAGAAAATGGTACTCTAAAATTATTTACGAAAGAAGATTTTATAAAGTATTTAGAAGTTGAAGATTCAATTTCTAAAATAATATAG
- the pepF gene encoding oligoendopeptidase F codes for MSELKKREEIEEKFKWNVEKVYKNIQEWEKDFEDLKNEAVKLKSYSGKLVNGEKILEYFKLNEEISRKAEKIYIYAHLKSDEDTSNSTYQSLMSKIDIYMAEFASYTAFFVPEILTLEDKFIESEINRLDELKKFEFLIRDILKEKPHILSKEMEELLAAASDCLDAPSAIHNILTNADMTFGKIEDEEGNKVELTEGNYSSFIRSKNRNVRKEAFEKLFGEYDKLKNTLATTLTSSLKTFNFSSKVRNYSGALEASLKPNNIPLEVYKNAIKVINDNLNSLHRYVKIKKKLLGLNELHMYDLYVPVIELPKEKIEFNKGVDIVLDALKPLGAEYLDIFKSGIKDGWIDIYENKGKKGGAYSWGGYDTMPYVLLNYNNELGDVSTLAHEMGHSIHSYYSRKEQSYYYAGYTLFCAEVASTTNESLLIHYLIEKESDEKKKLYLINQELEQIRTTVFRQLMFAEFELYTHETLENGMPLTAEDYNKVWHDLNVKYFGDEIVIDKEVDVEWSRIPHFYSDFYVYQYATGYAAASAFSKSILEGKENAVEKYKGFLKSGGSDYPINILKNAGVDMTTNMPIEATIKRFNELLDMIDK; via the coding sequence ATGAGTGAGTTAAAAAAAAGGGAAGAAATTGAAGAGAAGTTTAAGTGGAATGTAGAGAAAGTATATAAAAATATACAAGAATGGGAAAAGGATTTTGAAGATTTAAAAAATGAAGCAGTTAAATTGAAAAGTTATTCTGGAAAACTAGTAAATGGAGAAAAGATTTTAGAATATTTTAAATTAAATGAAGAAATATCTAGAAAAGCAGAAAAAATATATATTTATGCACATTTAAAATCTGATGAGGATACTTCAAATTCTACTTATCAAAGTTTAATGAGTAAAATTGATATATATATGGCTGAATTTGCAAGTTATACAGCTTTTTTTGTACCAGAAATTTTAACTTTAGAAGATAAATTTATTGAAAGTGAAATAAACAGATTAGATGAACTTAAGAAATTTGAATTTTTAATTAGAGATATATTAAAAGAAAAGCCACACATATTATCAAAGGAAATGGAAGAACTATTAGCAGCCGCATCAGATTGTTTAGATGCACCTTCAGCAATACACAATATTTTAACTAATGCAGATATGACATTTGGGAAAATAGAAGATGAAGAAGGCAATAAAGTAGAATTAACGGAAGGAAACTATTCTTCATTCATAAGAAGTAAGAATAGAAATGTAAGAAAAGAAGCATTTGAAAAATTATTTGGAGAATATGACAAACTAAAAAATACTTTAGCTACTACATTAACTTCATCACTAAAAACATTTAATTTTAGTAGTAAGGTAAGAAACTATAGTGGTGCATTAGAAGCATCATTAAAACCAAATAATATTCCACTCGAAGTTTATAAAAATGCAATTAAAGTCATAAATGATAACTTAAATTCACTTCATAGATATGTTAAAATTAAGAAAAAGTTACTAGGATTAAATGAACTGCATATGTATGATTTATATGTTCCTGTAATCGAATTACCAAAAGAAAAAATTGAATTTAATAAAGGTGTAGATATAGTATTAGATGCATTAAAGCCACTTGGAGCAGAATATTTAGATATATTTAAAAGTGGGATTAAAGATGGCTGGATAGATATATATGAAAACAAAGGTAAAAAAGGTGGAGCCTATTCATGGGGTGGATATGATACTATGCCTTATGTACTATTAAATTATAATAATGAACTTGGCGATGTATCGACTCTAGCTCATGAAATGGGGCATTCAATTCATTCATATTATTCAAGAAAAGAGCAATCATATTATTATGCAGGTTATACTTTATTTTGTGCAGAAGTTGCATCAACAACAAATGAGTCTTTACTTATTCATTATCTAATTGAAAAAGAAAGTGATGAAAAGAAAAAACTTTATTTAATAAATCAAGAATTGGAGCAAATAAGAACAACAGTATTCAGACAATTAATGTTTGCAGAATTTGAACTTTATACTCATGAAACATTAGAAAATGGAATGCCTTTAACAGCAGAAGATTATAATAAGGTATGGCATGATTTAAATGTTAAATATTTTGGAGATGAGATTGTAATAGACAAAGAAGTAGATGTAGAATGGTCAAGAATTCCGCATTTTTATTCTGATTTCTATGTTTATCAATATGCTACAGGATATGCAGCTGCATCAGCTTTTTCAAAATCAATTTTAGAGGGAAAAGAAAATGCAGTAGAAAAATATAAAGGTTTCTTAAAATCAGGCGGTAGCGATTATCCAATAAACATTTTAAAAAATGCGGGAGTAGATATGACTACGAATATGCCTATAGAAGCTACTATAAAGAGATTTAATGAACTTTTAGATATGATAGATAAGTAG
- a CDS encoding rhomboid family intramembrane serine protease, with amino-acid sequence MKKFEESFYKILINKENFYIKQYYSNFHGEDKFLAIKELNDGIYCALISNDESENIDYSEAIKYIETLAKPFSLNMIILSHKEYVQMEYSSMRHKLIINKENNNIISCDKSCIPLKQIFENNLQENNFKIKRTRESFFKDKITTLVIIIINIIIFIVMQVVIMNITNTVRGSSNGISNEVINNLVLINFGAKYNVLIEQGEIWRLLTCAFLHSNLIHIACNMYSLYIIGPQIQQIYGTRKYLIIYIISCITSSSLSYLMSPSSISVGASGGIFGLMGALLSFAIIERHKIDKKYISSLMQIIVINLFIGLSIKNIDNFGHIGGLIGGALVGYLVYRVSSKRIQEIQYK; translated from the coding sequence ATGAAAAAATTCGAAGAAAGTTTTTATAAGATTTTAATAAATAAAGAAAATTTTTATATAAAACAATACTATAGCAATTTTCATGGTGAAGATAAGTTCTTAGCTATTAAGGAACTTAATGATGGTATATATTGTGCTTTGATAAGTAATGATGAAAGTGAAAATATAGATTACTCAGAAGCAATTAAGTATATAGAAACATTAGCGAAACCATTCTCTTTAAATATGATAATTTTATCACATAAAGAATATGTACAAATGGAGTATTCATCAATGAGACATAAACTTATTATAAATAAGGAAAACAATAATATTATCTCATGTGATAAATCATGTATACCATTAAAACAGATATTTGAAAATAATTTGCAAGAAAATAATTTTAAAATTAAGCGTACAAGAGAAAGTTTTTTTAAAGATAAAATAACTACATTAGTTATAATAATAATAAATATAATAATATTTATTGTTATGCAAGTTGTTATTATGAATATTACTAATACTGTGCGTGGTTCTTCAAATGGGATATCAAACGAAGTGATAAATAATTTGGTACTAATAAATTTTGGAGCTAAATATAATGTGTTAATTGAACAAGGTGAGATTTGGAGATTATTAACTTGTGCCTTTTTACATTCTAATTTAATTCATATAGCATGTAATATGTATTCGTTATATATAATAGGACCACAAATTCAACAAATTTATGGAACTAGAAAATATTTAATTATATATATTATCTCATGTATAACGTCAAGTTCGTTAAGTTATTTAATGAGTCCGAGTAGCATATCAGTGGGTGCATCAGGTGGAATATTTGGTCTTATGGGAGCATTATTATCTTTTGCTATTATAGAAAGGCATAAAATAGATAAAAAATATATATCAAGTTTAATGCAAATAATAGTAATAAATTTATTTATAGGTTTAAGCATTAAAAATATTGATAATTTTGGGCATATTGGTGGTCTAATTGGTGGTGCATTAGTAGGATATCTTGTTTATAGAGTATCAAGTAAAAGAATACAAGAAATACAGTATAAATGA
- a CDS encoding NADP-specific glutamate dehydrogenase translates to MNGKEYVSSVLEKVKKTNAAEKEFLDAVTEVLNSLIPVFDKHPEFTKAALLDRIVEPERQIMFRVPWVDDNGDVQVNRGFRVQFNSAIGPYKGGLRFHPSVNLSIVKFLGFEQIFKNSLTGLPIGGGKGGADFDPKGKSDNEVMKFCQSFMAELCKYIGADTDVPAGDIGVGGREIGYLYGYYKKIRNLSEGVLTGKGLTYGGSLTRTEATGYGLVYFTEEMLNDNGDSFKDKTVVISGSGNVAIYATQKAQELGAKVVALCDSTGYIYDADGIKLDVIKDIKEVRRARISEYVNAVPTAEYHDGCKGIWTIKCDIALPCATQGEIDAESAKILVQNGVKVVSEGANMPTALDAIEIFQSNNVFFGPAKAANAGGVACSALEMSQNSMRLAWTFEEVDGKLKDIMKNIYHNSKNAAIEYGCEGNILAGCNIAGFMKVAEAMMAQGIV, encoded by the coding sequence ATGAATGGTAAAGAATATGTATCAAGTGTCTTAGAAAAAGTGAAAAAAACTAATGCTGCAGAAAAAGAATTCTTAGATGCGGTAACAGAAGTATTAAACTCTTTAATTCCAGTCTTTGATAAGCATCCAGAATTTACTAAAGCTGCATTGTTAGACAGAATAGTTGAACCAGAAAGACAAATTATGTTTAGAGTACCATGGGTAGATGATAATGGGGATGTACAAGTAAATAGAGGATTTAGAGTTCAATTTAATAGTGCTATAGGACCATACAAAGGTGGATTAAGATTTCATCCATCAGTAAACTTAAGCATAGTTAAATTTTTGGGATTTGAACAAATATTTAAAAATTCTTTAACTGGTCTTCCAATAGGTGGAGGTAAAGGTGGAGCTGATTTCGATCCTAAGGGAAAATCAGATAACGAAGTAATGAAATTCTGTCAAAGTTTCATGGCAGAATTATGTAAATATATAGGAGCAGATACAGACGTTCCTGCTGGAGATATCGGTGTTGGTGGAAGAGAAATAGGATACCTATATGGATATTACAAGAAAATAAGAAATTTAAGTGAAGGGGTATTAACAGGAAAAGGCTTAACTTATGGTGGAAGCTTAACAAGAACTGAAGCTACGGGTTATGGCTTAGTATACTTCACAGAAGAAATGCTTAATGACAATGGTGACAGTTTTAAAGATAAAACAGTTGTAATTTCAGGATCAGGAAATGTTGCAATATATGCAACACAAAAAGCTCAAGAATTAGGTGCTAAAGTAGTTGCGTTATGCGATTCAACTGGATACATATATGATGCAGATGGAATTAAATTAGACGTAATTAAGGATATAAAAGAAGTTAGAAGAGCAAGAATAAGTGAATACGTTAATGCAGTTCCAACAGCTGAGTATCATGATGGATGCAAAGGAATTTGGACTATTAAATGTGATATAGCTCTTCCATGTGCAACTCAAGGCGAAATAGACGCTGAAAGCGCTAAAATATTAGTTCAAAATGGAGTTAAAGTTGTTTCAGAAGGTGCGAACATGCCTACAGCTCTTGATGCAATTGAAATATTCCAATCAAACAATGTATTTTTTGGACCAGCTAAAGCTGCTAATGCAGGTGGAGTTGCTTGTTCAGCTCTTGAAATGTCACAAAATAGCATGAGATTAGCATGGACATTTGAGGAAGTTGATGGAAAACTTAAAGATATAATGAAAAATATTTATCACAACTCTAAAAATGCAGCTATAGAATATGGTTGTGAGGGTAATATATTAGCAGGTTGTAACATAGCTGGATTCATGAAAGTTGCAGAAGCTATGATGGCACAAGGAATTGTGTAA
- a CDS encoding glycosyl transferase family 2, producing the protein MGKYIFTITAFFQIFVFAITCYYLVLGLIGLFRREEKKNYTPKNKFALLIAAHNEEVVVGSLIESMLKLNYPKDMYDVFVIADNCTDDTAKIAKGYGVNVCERFAEDKKGKGYALEWMFAKLFKMQKQYDAVAIFDADNLVHKDFLKEINSKLQDGYKVVQGYIDSKNPEDSWIATAYSIAFWTQNRMFQLARANVGFSNQIGGTGFAVETNTLKKLGWGATCLTEDLEFTCKLVLNGEKVGWAHDAIIYDEKPLKLKQSWNQRKRWMQGFTDVASRYFFKLIKKSIIDRKFYVFDCALYVLQPFITLLIGISAVLTLIQANTSGVNIFIINYLFSDTVFKAFAVIQFLITPLVLAIDKKVTKPFLFMMALYSSNVFVVPYLVTNIDNWIISWLIGIGYNLLFLIITGIFLGKKELILFFRFWLYAFYTVTWIPITIQGILNKNNKEWSHTKHVRKIEICDV; encoded by the coding sequence ATGGGAAAATATATTTTTACCATAACTGCTTTTTTTCAAATTTTTGTTTTTGCAATAACATGTTATTATTTAGTTTTAGGATTAATAGGTCTTTTTAGAAGAGAAGAAAAGAAAAATTATACACCTAAAAATAAGTTTGCATTATTAATTGCAGCACATAATGAAGAAGTAGTTGTTGGTAGTCTTATAGAAAGTATGTTAAAACTAAATTATCCTAAAGATATGTATGATGTTTTTGTTATTGCAGATAATTGTACAGATGATACAGCCAAAATAGCTAAAGGCTATGGAGTAAATGTTTGTGAAAGATTTGCAGAAGATAAAAAAGGAAAAGGTTATGCATTAGAATGGATGTTTGCAAAGTTATTTAAGATGCAAAAACAATATGATGCTGTTGCTATATTTGATGCAGATAATCTTGTACATAAGGATTTCTTAAAAGAAATCAATTCTAAATTACAGGATGGATACAAAGTTGTACAGGGATATATAGATAGCAAAAATCCAGAGGATTCATGGATTGCTACAGCATATTCTATAGCTTTTTGGACTCAAAATAGAATGTTCCAATTAGCTAGAGCAAATGTTGGATTTTCTAATCAAATTGGTGGTACAGGATTTGCGGTAGAAACTAATACATTAAAAAAATTAGGTTGGGGAGCTACTTGTTTAACTGAAGACTTAGAATTTACTTGTAAACTTGTATTAAATGGAGAAAAAGTAGGTTGGGCTCATGATGCTATTATATATGATGAAAAGCCATTAAAGCTTAAGCAATCATGGAATCAAAGGAAAAGATGGATGCAAGGATTTACAGATGTTGCTTCAAGGTATTTCTTTAAATTAATTAAGAAATCAATCATAGATAGAAAATTTTATGTATTTGACTGCGCACTATATGTATTGCAACCTTTTATAACATTGTTAATAGGTATTTCAGCAGTACTTACGTTAATACAGGCCAATACTAGTGGTGTGAATATATTTATAATAAACTATTTATTTAGTGATACAGTGTTTAAAGCATTTGCAGTTATTCAATTTTTGATTACGCCATTAGTACTCGCAATTGATAAGAAGGTTACAAAACCATTTTTATTTATGATGGCATTATATTCAAGCAATGTTTTTGTAGTTCCATATTTAGTTACCAATATAGATAATTGGATTATTTCATGGTTAATAGGAATAGGATATAACTTACTATTTTTAATAATAACTGGAATATTCTTAGGGAAAAAAGAATTAATATTGTTCTTTAGATTCTGGTTATATGCATTCTATACAGTAACATGGATACCAATTACAATTCAAGGCATTTTAAATAAGAATAATAAGGAATGGAGTCATACAAAACATGTTAGAAAGATAGAAATATGTGATGTATAA